The following are encoded in a window of Longimicrobium sp. genomic DNA:
- a CDS encoding response regulator transcription factor: MEKRVRVLLADDHTLVADGIAALLREEYELVGRAADGRELVEASRRLKPQVVVTDISMPVLNGIDALRELKRVVPETRVVVVTMHADSHLAAEAVRAGAAGYVLKHSAGGELLQAVREVIGGRVYITPLIARELLDTLSTVQGMDPGPRLTARQRQVLQLVAEGHTMKQVAAILSVSRRTAEAHKYQIMELLDVHSTAKLVQHAIRMGLVSIDGPELSPR, translated from the coding sequence GTGGAAAAGCGGGTACGAGTGCTGCTCGCCGACGACCACACCCTGGTGGCCGACGGGATCGCCGCGCTCCTGCGCGAGGAGTACGAGCTGGTGGGGCGGGCAGCCGACGGGCGCGAGCTGGTGGAGGCCTCGCGCCGGCTGAAGCCGCAGGTGGTGGTCACCGACATCTCCATGCCGGTGCTGAACGGGATCGACGCGTTGCGCGAGCTGAAGCGCGTGGTCCCCGAGACCCGCGTGGTGGTGGTGACCATGCACGCCGACTCGCACCTGGCCGCCGAGGCCGTGCGCGCCGGCGCCGCGGGATACGTGCTGAAGCACTCCGCCGGCGGCGAGCTGCTGCAGGCGGTGCGCGAGGTGATCGGCGGACGCGTGTACATCACGCCGCTGATCGCGCGCGAGCTGCTGGACACCCTGTCCACCGTGCAGGGGATGGACCCGGGGCCGCGGCTGACCGCCCGGCAGCGGCAGGTCCTGCAGCTGGTGGCCGAGGGGCACACCATGAAGCAGGTGGCCGCCATCCTCAGCGTGTCGCGCCGCACCGCCGAGGCCCACAAGTACCAGATCATGGAGCTGCTCGACGTCCACTCCACCGCCAAGCTGGTGCAGCACGCCATCCGCATGGGACTGGTCTCGATCGACGGGCCGGAGCTGTCTCCGCGTTAA
- a CDS encoding AraC family transcriptional regulator produces MEATHVGAGANGVRRLPGGIEMQAGTARGHAQRVLDGRDLLLLMDHPGARVRCRRRVDPLPPALLALGEPGEVLALDLPAPTGFRAMRMAPGLLAAAAGHRAPPAANHAKPGVVACLAAAEGLCDEADAVDGEAAACRLAERVLSSCGCTVRVPAHERMTHAVIARVRDHLRANCGRRVTLDELARLAGMCRFALVRAFTKEVGIPPHAYQTHLRVALARELIAGGRRLTDVALEVGFTDQSHMNRHFKSLVGTTPGEFARLFAARRA; encoded by the coding sequence ATGGAGGCAACCCATGTCGGAGCGGGCGCGAACGGCGTGCGGCGGCTCCCGGGGGGGATCGAGATGCAGGCGGGGACGGCGCGGGGGCACGCGCAGCGGGTGCTGGACGGGCGCGACCTGCTGCTGCTGATGGACCACCCGGGCGCGCGGGTCCGCTGCCGGCGCCGGGTGGACCCGCTTCCCCCCGCCCTGCTGGCCCTGGGCGAGCCGGGCGAGGTGCTGGCGCTGGACCTTCCCGCGCCCACCGGCTTCCGCGCCATGCGGATGGCGCCGGGGCTGCTGGCGGCGGCGGCGGGGCACCGCGCGCCCCCCGCGGCCAACCACGCCAAGCCGGGGGTCGTGGCCTGCCTGGCCGCCGCCGAGGGGCTGTGCGACGAGGCCGACGCGGTCGACGGCGAGGCGGCGGCCTGCCGCCTGGCCGAGCGGGTGCTCTCGTCGTGCGGGTGCACGGTGCGGGTGCCGGCGCACGAGCGCATGACCCACGCGGTGATCGCCCGGGTGCGCGACCACCTGCGCGCCAACTGTGGCCGCCGCGTGACGCTCGACGAGCTGGCGCGGCTGGCGGGGATGTGCCGCTTCGCGCTGGTGCGGGCCTTCACCAAGGAGGTGGGGATCCCCCCGCACGCCTACCAGACGCACCTGCGCGTGGCGCTGGCCCGCGAGCTCATCGCCGGCGGCCGGCGCCTGACCGACGTGGCGCTCGAGGTGGGGTTCACCGACCAGAGCCACATGAACCGCCACTTCAAGAGCCTGGTGGGAACCACGCCGGGCGAGTTCGCCCGCCTCTTCGCCGCGCGCCGCGCCTGA